The proteins below come from a single Desulfomicrobium escambiense DSM 10707 genomic window:
- a CDS encoding LptF/LptG family permease, with amino-acid sequence MNLLTRYILRQNLYLLLLICGIGLGIFVFVELFDRMDEFLAAGVGAGTIAAYFLFRTPFILAQIFPAVFLVALMVQLGLMLRNRELLALEACSVSPGSVARSVLWYALALCLVQFSFSEVLGVSGHKGADRIWSEEVRNRQVATRKLNDIWFREGDRIVHMGEVVPASRTGRKLTVYVLDAKDSGKVAEVVTAAEFRSSASGWTLTDATRTVPESFVVTREKSVDLDLRTDVAGFLIIDPKTKLDSLPFWQLGSEIRRLRDSGSNIERLQTAWHMKLAYAASVLVMALIALAVISVFGSLYVIIPVGLVTTFCYYGLFVLCASAGEKGLVPPVLAAWAANALFALVAGGRMAMGRSFHLG; translated from the coding sequence ATGAACCTTTTGACCCGCTACATCCTTCGCCAGAATCTGTACCTGCTGCTTTTGATCTGCGGCATCGGCCTTGGCATCTTCGTTTTCGTCGAGCTTTTCGACCGCATGGACGAATTTCTGGCCGCCGGGGTCGGCGCCGGCACCATCGCCGCCTACTTTCTCTTCCGCACGCCCTTCATCCTGGCCCAGATATTTCCGGCCGTGTTCCTGGTGGCGCTCATGGTCCAGCTCGGGCTCATGCTGCGCAACCGCGAGCTGCTGGCCTTGGAGGCCTGCTCCGTCTCCCCGGGGAGCGTGGCCAGGTCCGTGCTGTGGTACGCCTTGGCCTTGTGTCTGGTGCAGTTCTCCTTTTCCGAGGTGCTGGGCGTCAGCGGCCACAAAGGCGCAGACCGGATCTGGAGCGAGGAGGTGCGCAACCGTCAGGTCGCGACCCGCAAGCTCAACGACATCTGGTTCCGCGAAGGGGATCGCATCGTGCACATGGGGGAGGTTGTCCCGGCCTCCAGGACTGGCAGGAAACTGACGGTTTACGTGCTGGACGCGAAGGATTCCGGCAAGGTCGCGGAGGTCGTCACGGCGGCGGAATTCCGTTCGTCGGCGAGCGGCTGGACGCTGACGGATGCAACGCGCACCGTCCCCGAATCTTTCGTCGTCACCCGGGAAAAGAGCGTCGATCTTGACCTGCGTACCGACGTGGCCGGTTTTCTGATCATCGACCCCAAGACCAAGCTCGACTCCCTGCCCTTCTGGCAGCTGGGCAGCGAGATACGCCGGCTCAGGGATTCCGGGTCGAACATCGAGCGCCTGCAGACGGCCTGGCACATGAAGCTTGCGTATGCCGCATCGGTGCTGGTCATGGCGCTCATCGCCCTGGCCGTGATTTCGGTTTTCGGATCGCTCTACGTCATCATCCCCGTGGGGCTGGTGACCACCTTCTGCTATTACGGCTTGTTTGTGCTCTGCGCCTCGGCAGGGGAGAAGGGCTTGGTGCCCCCGGTGCTGGCGGCCTGGGCGGCCAATGCGCTCTTTGCCCTTGTGGCGGGCGGGCGCATGGCCATGGGCCGTTCCTTTCATCTGGGCTGA
- a CDS encoding TetR/AcrR family transcriptional regulator, which translates to MVKGNKERILDTAKRLFGELGYAETTYKRIAQEAGIADGLIAHHYGSKENLFQLVEISILKDLLGKIDESLYYASDGLGSVVNFAKCILKASATPESGFLTLLRCSPFLANTVDADNSEILAVCSQVVQKMLGCIEAGIKDGSIRTDVDATLAASVIFSTVFGSTRARLLAGENILGLSFSDDFYPEILSILTKYLEPDQAAPVAG; encoded by the coding sequence GTGGTCAAAGGCAACAAGGAACGGATATTGGACACGGCCAAACGGCTTTTCGGGGAACTCGGCTACGCGGAAACCACCTACAAGCGCATCGCCCAGGAGGCCGGCATCGCCGACGGGCTCATCGCCCACCACTACGGCAGCAAGGAAAATCTTTTTCAGCTGGTGGAAATTTCCATTCTCAAAGACCTGCTCGGCAAGATCGACGAGAGCCTCTACTACGCCTCGGACGGTCTGGGCAGCGTCGTCAACTTCGCCAAGTGCATCCTCAAGGCCTCGGCCACCCCGGAGTCAGGCTTCCTGACCCTGCTGCGCTGCTCCCCGTTCCTGGCCAACACCGTCGATGCCGACAACTCGGAGATTCTGGCCGTCTGCTCGCAGGTCGTGCAGAAGATGCTCGGCTGCATCGAAGCCGGGATCAAGGACGGCTCCATCCGCACCGACGTCGATGCGACTCTGGCGGCCAGCGTCATCTTCTCCACCGTCTTCGGCTCCACCCGGGCCCGGCTTCTGGCCGGCGAGAACATCCTGGGTCTGAGTTTTTCGGACGACTTCTACCCCGAAATCCTGAGCATCCTGACGAAATACCTCGAACCGGATCAGGCCGCCCCGGTCGCAGGCTAA
- a CDS encoding OmpP1/FadL family transporter — protein MRTRLKSWAIAWALVLATAQFCSAAGFGIYEWSARGNALGGATVGRADDPSALATNPAGITQLDGLQILAGFTAIHPVLDIRTNSPAGNEWASSDKDSLWVPPHFYATWKVNDRYTVGLGTFSRFGLGSVFDEDWEGRYNNYEAIIESMSINPNVAVKVTDKLSAAFGVDATYLNFSKKQKINWTGALNPNPAIDGDASLEADGWGYGFNMALHYMPCDYAKIGLSYRSPVTMDVNGKADFSMPSVYEGTFLDNIGAFKDTNAHGTVTLPDSFSFGVAVYPTNKLSIEVGAVYTLWSKYDKLEIKYSDPVIFDTDTMSLKSVSSYDKNWEDVWRFNIGVEYAVLDWLDLRAGYVFDQSPVQDETIDYMVPANDRHLLNGGLGFHWDNWVVDVNYTYLMIMDRDIDARPDDGVYEGEIDNADAHMVGLSVGYKF, from the coding sequence ATGCGGACACGTTTGAAATCATGGGCAATCGCCTGGGCGTTGGTGTTGGCAACCGCGCAGTTCTGTTCTGCGGCCGGTTTCGGGATTTACGAGTGGAGCGCCCGCGGCAACGCGCTCGGCGGTGCAACAGTAGGGCGGGCGGACGATCCGTCCGCACTTGCCACCAACCCTGCGGGCATCACCCAACTGGATGGCCTCCAGATCCTGGCCGGTTTCACGGCGATTCATCCGGTTCTGGATATCCGGACGAATTCTCCTGCTGGCAACGAGTGGGCCTCGTCTGACAAGGATTCTTTGTGGGTACCTCCTCACTTCTATGCCACGTGGAAGGTGAACGATCGTTACACCGTCGGCCTAGGCACCTTCTCACGCTTTGGATTGGGATCAGTCTTTGATGAGGATTGGGAAGGTCGTTACAACAATTATGAAGCCATCATCGAGTCCATGTCCATCAATCCCAATGTGGCTGTGAAGGTTACAGATAAACTTTCTGCTGCATTCGGAGTTGATGCAACGTATTTAAATTTTTCAAAAAAGCAAAAAATTAATTGGACAGGAGCTCTAAACCCGAATCCAGCTATTGATGGTGATGCAAGTCTCGAAGCTGATGGATGGGGATATGGATTTAACATGGCTTTGCATTATATGCCTTGCGATTATGCAAAGATAGGTCTGTCTTATAGAAGTCCTGTTACAATGGATGTGAATGGAAAGGCAGATTTTTCTATGCCTTCAGTATATGAAGGTACATTCCTTGATAATATTGGCGCATTTAAAGATACTAATGCACACGGAACAGTAACATTGCCAGACTCATTTTCTTTCGGTGTGGCGGTGTATCCTACAAATAAGCTCAGTATTGAAGTTGGCGCTGTTTACACGTTGTGGAGCAAGTATGATAAGTTGGAAATCAAATATAGTGATCCTGTAATATTTGATACCGATACCATGTCTCTTAAATCAGTGTCGTCGTATGACAAGAACTGGGAAGACGTCTGGCGTTTCAATATAGGCGTGGAATATGCTGTCTTGGACTGGCTCGACCTCCGCGCTGGATATGTATTCGATCAGTCTCCCGTTCAGGACGAAACCATCGACTACATGGTCCCGGCCAATGATCGGCATCTTTTGAATGGTGGTCTCGGCTTTCACTGGGATAATTGGGTGGTGGACGTAAACTATACCTATCTGATGATCATGGATCGCGACATTGATGCTCGCCCCGATGATGGGGTTTACGAAGGCGAGATCGACAACGCTGACGCCCACATGGTTGGGTTGTCCGTCGGTTACAAGTTCTAG
- a CDS encoding methyl-accepting chemotaxis protein — MKLSVRKKLLLAFTTTILTSILITCIVLGLQIRDSAIATFHDSAAKELEQIDRAIGIFVDKALKMTTMIATSPIVQAADEFVHSYVEEKRPLSPKDISRSDVERDMVAFFKLISKIHPEYVEVFIGTKWGGFASSGESEMLPGYDPRKRPWYAKAMETPDKASISPAYMSTTGEAVISNMFPITAGSEIIGCSGLDVGLGVLTDLIKKSPMGRTGYVMLVQDDGTILATPRHDDLNFKKMKEAGVPALAQLDGITTGGMEVAMDERQWFAQVHTIEGLGWKLIGVIEKSEVMAEFYAMLQKMAVMGAILLAVFLGLATIFANAIAQPVLNATATLKDVAQGEGDLTRKLAVTSRDEIGEMAIWFNTFLEKLRGIIRDVVANGDTLNSASDSLLGIANDLRTGAAGATRKSQTVTAATHDLNSRFGTVAAAMEQTTQNTNMVATATEEMAATITEIASNTEKARSVAQRAMTEAGAATSAMRALGDAALEIGKVTTMITEISDQTNLLALNATIEAARAGESGRGFAVEANEIKELAKQTATATEEIRSRIAEMQGTSKSTEGQIQAISRIIEEINDIIANVATAIEEQSVATRDIADNVAQASQGLQEINVNVAESSTVIKEISREIADVSSASESTQQNTDEVARKAEELRVLASNLFELLGRFRT; from the coding sequence ATGAAGCTGTCTGTACGAAAGAAACTTCTGCTGGCCTTCACCACCACCATCCTGACCTCCATCCTCATCACCTGCATCGTTCTCGGCCTGCAGATCAGGGATTCGGCCATCGCGACGTTCCACGATTCGGCCGCCAAGGAACTCGAACAGATCGACCGCGCCATCGGAATCTTCGTGGACAAGGCCTTGAAGATGACGACCATGATCGCCACCAGTCCCATCGTCCAGGCTGCGGACGAGTTCGTGCACAGCTACGTCGAAGAAAAGCGCCCGCTGTCGCCCAAGGACATCTCGCGCAGCGATGTCGAACGGGACATGGTCGCCTTTTTCAAGCTCATCAGCAAAATCCACCCCGAGTATGTGGAGGTGTTCATCGGCACCAAATGGGGCGGGTTCGCCTCGTCCGGCGAATCGGAGATGCTCCCGGGGTACGATCCGCGCAAGCGGCCCTGGTACGCCAAGGCCATGGAAACCCCAGACAAGGCCTCCATTTCCCCCGCCTACATGTCCACCACGGGCGAGGCCGTCATCAGCAACATGTTCCCGATAACCGCGGGCAGCGAAATCATCGGCTGTTCAGGCCTGGACGTGGGGCTCGGTGTGCTCACGGATCTGATCAAGAAGTCGCCCATGGGCAGGACGGGCTACGTGATGCTGGTCCAGGATGACGGGACCATCCTGGCCACCCCCCGCCATGACGACCTGAACTTCAAAAAGATGAAGGAGGCCGGAGTCCCGGCGCTGGCGCAACTGGACGGCATCACGACGGGAGGCATGGAAGTGGCCATGGACGAACGTCAGTGGTTTGCCCAGGTCCATACCATCGAAGGACTGGGCTGGAAGCTTATCGGCGTCATCGAGAAGTCCGAGGTCATGGCCGAATTCTACGCCATGCTGCAGAAGATGGCCGTCATGGGCGCGATCCTGTTGGCCGTCTTCCTTGGCCTGGCCACGATCTTCGCCAACGCCATCGCGCAGCCGGTGTTGAACGCCACGGCCACGCTCAAGGACGTGGCCCAGGGCGAGGGCGACCTGACGCGCAAGCTTGCCGTGACCTCCAGGGATGAAATCGGCGAAATGGCCATCTGGTTCAACACCTTCCTGGAAAAGCTGCGCGGCATCATCCGGGACGTGGTAGCCAACGGTGACACCCTGAACAGCGCCTCCGACAGCCTGCTGGGCATCGCCAATGACCTGCGGACGGGAGCAGCGGGCGCGACCCGGAAATCGCAGACCGTGACGGCGGCGACCCACGACCTGAACTCCAGGTTCGGCACCGTGGCCGCGGCCATGGAGCAGACCACGCAGAACACCAACATGGTGGCCACGGCCACCGAAGAAATGGCCGCAACGATCACGGAAATCGCGTCCAATACGGAGAAGGCCCGATCCGTGGCGCAACGGGCCATGACTGAAGCCGGGGCGGCCACATCGGCCATGAGGGCCCTGGGCGACGCGGCCTTGGAGATCGGCAAGGTCACGACCATGATCACGGAAATCTCGGACCAGACCAACCTCCTGGCCCTCAACGCGACCATCGAGGCGGCTCGGGCCGGCGAGTCCGGACGCGGCTTCGCCGTGGAGGCCAACGAGATCAAGGAACTGGCCAAGCAGACCGCCACGGCCACGGAAGAAATCAGGTCGCGCATCGCCGAGATGCAGGGAACGTCAAAAAGCACCGAAGGACAGATTCAGGCCATCTCCAGAATCATCGAGGAGATCAACGACATCATCGCCAACGTGGCCACGGCCATCGAGGAACAGTCCGTGGCCACCCGCGACATAGCCGACAACGTGGCCCAGGCCTCCCAGGGCCTGCAGGAGATCAACGTCAACGTGGCCGAGAGCTCCACTGTCATCAAGGAGATTTCGAGAGAGATCGCCGACGTCAGCAGCGCCTCGGAAAGCACCCAGCAGAACACGGACGAAGTGGCCCGCAAGGCGGAGGAACTGCGGGTGTTGGCTTCGAATCTGTTTGAACTGCTGGGAAGGTTCAGAACGTAA
- a CDS encoding queuosine precursor transporter encodes MQSLIVLVASYIALQIFSDVGSLRIVMLGGMSIDAGTFIYPLTFTLRDMVHKTMGKKGAQLMIVTAAGFNLLMALYFWLVSILPADMSVGAQAEFGQVLAPLWRLVFASIVAEVIAELTDTEVYSMWKERVTARHQWSRVLVSNAVSIPLDSLIFSWIAFGGMFESSVVWSIFLSNTLIKFATTLVSLPAIYLVKEKERPDAAPTRC; translated from the coding sequence ATGCAATCACTCATCGTACTCGTGGCGTCCTACATCGCCCTGCAGATATTTTCCGATGTCGGTTCCCTGCGGATCGTCATGCTCGGCGGCATGTCCATCGACGCCGGGACCTTCATCTACCCCCTGACCTTCACCCTGCGCGACATGGTCCACAAGACCATGGGCAAGAAGGGCGCGCAGCTCATGATCGTCACGGCCGCGGGTTTCAACCTGCTCATGGCCCTCTACTTCTGGCTGGTGTCCATCCTCCCGGCGGACATGTCCGTGGGCGCCCAGGCCGAGTTCGGCCAGGTCCTGGCCCCGCTCTGGCGCCTGGTCTTCGCCTCCATCGTGGCCGAGGTCATCGCCGAACTGACGGACACCGAGGTCTACAGCATGTGGAAGGAACGGGTCACGGCCCGCCACCAGTGGTCGCGGGTGCTGGTCAGCAACGCCGTCAGCATCCCCCTCGACAGCCTCATCTTCTCCTGGATCGCCTTCGGCGGCATGTTCGAGTCGTCCGTGGTCTGGTCCATCTTCCTCAGCAACACCCTCATCAAGTTCGCCACCACCCTCGTCTCCCTGCCGGCCATCTATCTGGTCAAGGAGAAGGAGCGACCAGACGCGGCTCCCACGCGCTGCTGA
- a CDS encoding acyl-CoA thioesterase has product MAAARKVSDSETLMTHRALPEDANPAGNVHGGVILKHIDLAGAVCAMRHARMGVVTASIDRMEFKAPVHVGELMLLYASVNRVGKQSMEIGVRVVVENLMTGELRHAASAYLTFVAMGPDRKPAPTPDLILETPTHERRNREAEMRRKLRLEERQRERQAQESEKISHGNP; this is encoded by the coding sequence ATGGCCGCCGCACGCAAGGTCAGCGACAGCGAAACCCTCATGACCCACCGCGCCCTGCCCGAGGACGCCAACCCGGCGGGCAACGTCCACGGCGGCGTCATCCTCAAGCACATCGACCTGGCCGGGGCCGTGTGCGCCATGCGCCACGCGCGCATGGGCGTGGTCACGGCCTCCATCGACCGCATGGAGTTCAAGGCGCCCGTGCACGTGGGCGAACTGATGCTCCTCTACGCAAGCGTCAACCGCGTGGGGAAACAGTCCATGGAGATCGGCGTGCGCGTGGTCGTGGAAAACCTCATGACCGGCGAACTGCGCCACGCCGCCTCGGCCTACCTGACCTTCGTGGCCATGGGCCCGGACCGCAAGCCGGCCCCCACCCCGGACCTCATCCTCGAAACCCCGACCCACGAACGCCGCAACCGCGAGGCTGAAATGCGCCGCAAGCTGCGTCTGGAGGAAAGGCAACGGGAAAGGCAGGCCCAGGAATCGGAAAAGATTTCTCACGGAAATCCCTGA
- a CDS encoding ABC transporter ATP-binding protein, translating into MTAQTQPLVGITDVVKHFDISGGFLDRLTFSGGLPSLTSTTVKAINGVSLDIRQGEILSVVGESGCGKSTLGRTVLGLYPPTSGRIEFRGERIDNLSAKDMLPYRRKMQMVFQDPYASLNPRMTVRQILEEPTRFHFPDLSASQVQDKVAEVMRQVGVDPAWAGRFPHEFSGGQRQRISIARALMVDPEFIVADEPISALDVSIQAQILNLIMDCQERFGLTYMFITHDLSVVEHISTRVAVMYLGTLCELADKASLYGDPQHPYSRALLSAIPRLGAKGVSHIRLKGEVPTPINLPTGCVFHTRCPYTDDRCRREIPALRKLPNGSQAACHALEEGRI; encoded by the coding sequence ATGACAGCACAGACACAACCCCTTGTCGGCATCACCGACGTGGTGAAGCACTTCGACATTTCCGGCGGCTTTCTGGACCGCCTGACCTTCTCGGGCGGCCTGCCCTCCCTGACCTCGACCACGGTCAAGGCCATCAACGGCGTCAGCCTCGACATCCGCCAGGGCGAGATCCTCTCGGTGGTCGGAGAGTCGGGCTGCGGCAAGTCGACCCTCGGCCGCACGGTGCTGGGCCTCTATCCGCCCACCAGCGGGCGGATCGAATTCCGCGGGGAGCGCATCGACAACCTGTCGGCCAAGGACATGCTCCCCTACCGCCGCAAGATGCAGATGGTCTTCCAGGACCCGTACGCGTCCCTCAACCCGCGCATGACCGTGCGCCAGATCCTTGAGGAGCCGACGCGCTTCCACTTCCCGGACCTGTCCGCGAGCCAGGTCCAGGACAAGGTGGCCGAGGTCATGCGCCAGGTGGGCGTGGACCCGGCCTGGGCCGGGCGCTTCCCCCACGAGTTCTCGGGCGGCCAGCGCCAGCGCATCAGCATCGCTCGCGCGCTCATGGTCGATCCGGAGTTCATCGTGGCCGACGAGCCCATCTCGGCACTCGACGTGTCCATCCAGGCCCAGATCCTGAACCTGATCATGGACTGCCAGGAGCGCTTCGGCCTGACCTACATGTTCATCACCCACGACCTCTCGGTGGTCGAGCACATCAGCACGCGCGTGGCCGTCATGTACCTGGGCACCCTGTGCGAGCTGGCCGACAAGGCCAGCCTCTACGGCGACCCGCAGCACCCCTACTCCCGCGCCCTGCTTTCGGCCATCCCCAGGCTCGGCGCCAAGGGCGTCTCGCACATCCGCTTGAAGGGCGAGGTGCCCACGCCCATCAATCTGCCCACGGGCTGCGTCTTCCACACCCGCTGCCCGTACACGGACGACCGCTGCCGCCGGGAGATTCCGGCGCTGCGGAAACTGCCGAACGGCAGCCAGGCCGCCTGCCACGCCCTGGAGGAAGGGAGGATCTGA
- a CDS encoding ABC transporter ATP-binding protein has product MTHLLDVQDLVVKFRLRSGDLTALNGINFTLNPGERMGLVGESGAGKSVAGFSIINLISKPGFIASGRVLFEGEEISAYPLEQMRDIRGNRISMIFQDPMMTLNPVLTIGTQMVETILAHNNVSVAHAREIALEKLSKVYISSPGKRLGQYPHELSGGMRQRVVIAISLLTNPSLIIADEPTTALDVTIQAEVMALLLELCKNENMGLILITHDLGVVSQVTEKICVMYAGRIVEQGPTDTIVGAPSHPYTQGLIKALPQGSGGQRRLHQIPGMMPNLTSIPSGCAFHPRCEHAMDVCRNVTPQLLDDGKTPGLVACHLYAQTR; this is encoded by the coding sequence ATGACGCACCTCCTCGACGTACAGGATCTGGTGGTCAAGTTCCGGCTGCGCTCCGGCGACCTGACCGCCCTGAACGGCATCAACTTCACCCTGAACCCCGGCGAACGCATGGGGCTGGTGGGCGAATCCGGCGCCGGCAAGTCCGTGGCCGGCTTCTCCATCATCAATCTGATCAGCAAGCCGGGTTTCATCGCCTCGGGCCGCGTCCTCTTCGAGGGCGAGGAGATCAGCGCCTACCCCCTGGAGCAGATGCGCGACATCCGCGGCAACCGCATCAGCATGATCTTCCAGGACCCGATGATGACCCTGAACCCCGTGCTGACCATCGGCACGCAGATGGTCGAGACCATCCTGGCCCACAACAATGTCTCCGTGGCCCACGCCCGGGAGATCGCCCTTGAGAAGCTCTCGAAGGTCTACATCTCCTCGCCGGGCAAGCGCCTGGGGCAGTACCCCCACGAGCTTTCGGGCGGCATGAGGCAGCGCGTGGTCATCGCCATCTCGCTTCTGACCAACCCGAGCCTGATCATCGCCGACGAGCCGACCACGGCCCTGGACGTGACCATCCAGGCCGAGGTCATGGCCCTGCTTCTGGAACTGTGCAAGAACGAGAACATGGGCCTCATCCTCATCACCCACGACCTGGGCGTGGTCTCGCAGGTGACGGAGAAAATCTGCGTCATGTACGCCGGCCGCATCGTCGAGCAGGGACCCACGGACACGATCGTCGGCGCACCGAGCCACCCCTACACCCAGGGGCTCATCAAGGCCCTGCCCCAGGGCAGCGGCGGCCAGCGGCGCCTGCACCAGATCCCGGGCATGATGCCCAACCTGACCAGCATCCCCTCGGGCTGCGCCTTTCACCCGCGCTGCGAGCACGCCATGGACGTCTGCCGCAACGTCACGCCGCAACTCCTTGACGATGGAAAAACACCGGGCCTGGTGGCCTGTCATCTGTATGCGCAAACCAGGTAG
- a CDS encoding ABC transporter permease, translating into MNLWKRFRGSYFLYSFLHDPVAMGSFIVLAVLALAAFGAPLVAPHNPYDTTTIDIMDSEIPPVWMDNADQKFLLGTDAQGRDMLSTMLYGMRISLVIGIGATFLQAAIGIVLGLIAGYKGGKIDNFLMRMADVQLSFSTLMVAIFLSAIFQAIFGVAAFESMAVPFLVLVIGIAEWPQYARTVRASVLAEKKKEYVEAARVMGLPSGRIMWRHILPNTMSPILVLSTVQVAHAIMSEAALSFLGLGMPITKPSLGSLINSGFDYIFSGSWWITMFPGFLLVLLILVINLLGDWVQDVLNPKLYKG; encoded by the coding sequence ATGAATCTCTGGAAACGGTTCCGCGGCTCCTATTTCCTCTACAGCTTCCTGCACGACCCCGTGGCCATGGGCAGCTTCATCGTCCTGGCCGTGCTGGCCCTGGCGGCCTTCGGCGCGCCCCTCGTGGCGCCCCACAACCCCTACGACACCACGACCATCGACATCATGGACTCGGAGATCCCGCCGGTCTGGATGGACAACGCGGACCAGAAATTCCTTCTCGGCACCGACGCCCAGGGCCGCGACATGCTGAGCACCATGCTCTATGGCATGCGCATCTCGCTGGTCATCGGCATCGGGGCGACCTTCCTGCAGGCCGCCATCGGCATCGTGCTGGGCCTCATCGCCGGCTACAAGGGCGGCAAGATAGACAATTTCCTCATGCGCATGGCCGACGTGCAGCTGAGCTTCTCGACCCTCATGGTGGCCATCTTCCTCTCGGCCATCTTCCAGGCCATCTTCGGCGTGGCGGCCTTCGAGAGCATGGCCGTGCCGTTCCTCGTGCTGGTCATCGGCATCGCCGAGTGGCCGCAGTACGCCCGCACGGTGCGCGCCTCGGTCCTGGCCGAGAAGAAGAAGGAGTACGTCGAGGCGGCCCGCGTCATGGGCCTGCCGTCGGGCCGCATCATGTGGCGCCACATCCTGCCCAACACCATGTCGCCCATCCTGGTCCTGTCCACGGTGCAGGTGGCCCACGCCATCATGAGCGAGGCGGCCCTGTCCTTCCTGGGGCTGGGCATGCCCATCACCAAGCCGTCGCTGGGGTCGCTGATCAACTCGGGCTTCGACTACATCTTCAGCGGCTCGTGGTGGATCACCATGTTCCCCGGCTTCCTGCTGGTGCTCCTCATCCTGGTCATCAACCTCCTGGGCGACTGGGTGCAGGACGTCCTCAACCCCAAACTCTACAAAGGATGA
- a CDS encoding ABC transporter permease — MFAFIVRRVLQAIVVMLIISFIGFALKQNVGDPVRELTGISVSAAERDAIREKLGLNDPFLVQYGRFLKGAVLEGNIGQSFFYKKPAMEVIVSKAPATLELVLICSVLIVVLSIPMGIYSAIYPKRLLSRLIMGFSTIGVSVPIFLIAILLIYVFSIKLGWLPSYGRGETVNVWGWESGLLTVDGLKHILLPATALTALMLPLFVRLIRSEMMEVLETEYVKFAWAKGLPRVRIWFVHAFKNTLLPVITVGGVQIGTMIAFTILTETVFQWGGLGFLFLEAVERADTSLLVAYLIFVGVIFVVVNTVVDIIYGLVNPMVRITGRK, encoded by the coding sequence ATGTTCGCATTCATTGTCCGACGCGTCCTGCAGGCCATCGTCGTCATGCTCATCATCAGTTTCATCGGCTTCGCCCTGAAACAGAACGTGGGCGACCCGGTGCGCGAGCTGACCGGCATCTCGGTCTCGGCGGCCGAGCGCGACGCCATCCGCGAGAAGCTGGGTCTGAACGACCCCTTCCTCGTCCAGTACGGCCGCTTCCTCAAAGGCGCGGTGCTGGAGGGCAACATCGGCCAGTCCTTCTTCTACAAGAAGCCGGCCATGGAGGTCATCGTCAGCAAGGCCCCGGCCACCCTGGAGCTGGTCCTGATCTGTTCGGTCCTCATCGTGGTCCTGTCCATCCCCATGGGCATCTACAGCGCCATCTACCCCAAGCGCCTGCTCTCGCGGCTGATCATGGGCTTCAGCACCATCGGCGTGTCCGTCCCCATCTTTCTCATCGCCATCCTCCTGATCTACGTCTTCTCCATCAAGCTGGGCTGGCTGCCCTCCTACGGCCGCGGCGAAACGGTCAACGTCTGGGGCTGGGAATCGGGCCTGCTGACCGTCGACGGCCTGAAGCACATCCTGCTGCCGGCCACGGCCCTGACGGCCCTCATGCTGCCCCTCTTCGTGCGCCTCATCCGCTCGGAGATGATGGAAGTGCTTGAAACCGAGTACGTCAAGTTCGCCTGGGCCAAGGGCCTGCCGCGGGTGCGCATCTGGTTCGTGCACGCCTTCAAGAACACCCTTCTGCCCGTCATCACCGTGGGCGGCGTGCAGATCGGCACCATGATCGCCTTCACCATCCTGACGGAAACGGTCTTCCAGTGGGGGGGCCTTGGCTTCCTGTTCCTGGAGGCAGTCGAGCGCGCCGACACGTCGCTCCTGGTGGCCTATCTCATTTTTGTCGGCGTGATCTTCGTGGTGGTCAACACCGTGGTCGACATCATCTACGGCCTGGTCAACCCCATGGTCCGCATCACGGGGAGGAAGTGA